A region of the Scatophagus argus isolate fScaArg1 chromosome 14, fScaArg1.pri, whole genome shotgun sequence genome:
CTCCACCTCACTGGGTGGTTGCTGATTGGTGGATTCTGACCTTGGCGGTGTGGCCACCCTCTTCCGGTCCGCCCCCAAGTATCCTTCCTCCACCACGAAATGGCTGCAGCTGATTCGCTGTCCTCGGCTGTCAATCACTGCCTTACACCTGAAAGAAGAGGGAGCAGAAAAGCCGCCATGATGTCGGTGAGGCCTCAGCCGCCCTCAGCTGCCCACAGCGTGGACCCTGAGAGGACGAGAAGCCTCGCAGCAGCTTGTCGCTCTGTTCGGttcctgactgactgactgactgccagCTGGCCGAGTGGCGCCGTTTCCTCATTGGCTGTCAGATTTAACAGTTTTCCATGCGGACTTTATTCAGGGAGACTTTGCTGCAGCTCTGAATGCACGCAGAGGCAGATTCAGCACGTCAGCAGCTCCACGACCAAACGCTGCCAGAAACTcatctgtattttcattttctgattcaCCTAAAAACTtcttggtctataaaatgtccatgTGAGTTTCTTGGCCTGAGGTGACGTCTTTTCGTCCAACCGTCCAAAACCCAAAgggacagaagacaaaaagccaagaatattcacatttcacaaacgTGAATCAGTGAGTTCCTGTCAGTTTTGATAAAAGAAACAACTTAAGATACAGTCTGaatttatttaacattaacGTTAATATTTTATCAGCCAGTTGGACCAACAGTCGACGACTAAAGCTGCCAGTTTAAGATCCCAGCTGTTGTCATCTGAATATTTCACTCTATTAAATCAGAATTTCAGTATAAAAATGATTGATTTTGAAGGAGGCATCCTTTCAAgggtgtctctctctctctcacactcactcacacacacacacacacacacacacacacacacacacacacacactctcagcagAAACCTATTATTGGGAATAATGATGCGCAAAAAAGCTCATCCATaacctctgacacacacacacagattttggGCAGCAGCACTagaaggtcacacacacataaacatagcAGACAGAtgataacaacacacacacacacacacacacacacacacacacacacacacacacacacacactcactcactcacagtcAGAGCTCCTCCTGCGTCTCACTGCTGTCCTGTTAGCATCATCAGCATTTCTACAATcacatttaaattgaattttttcAGGGTTacgttttatgtttttactgaGCCTCAGCGTGGCTCTCtgacacacctgaacacacctgCGGAGGGGGGacatgctaacaggctaatgtcaccatgacaacacagtgtgacagtcattttttaaactgtgaccTTCGACaggtcatctgtgtgtgtgtgtgagcagtcaATCAGTCATTTAATCTGGCAGCTGACGAGGCAGCAAATaatcacagagagacagagagagagagagagacagatggagagagagacggagagagagagacgggagGGGGGGCAGTCAGGcgtaaagaggaggaggaggagatgaagaggatCAGAGGTTAAATTATAATGTTAATTTCCTCTCCATAAATTGAATAATTTACTGATCATAAATTATGGCCCAATTGCAGCGCTGAACagaaaggtcacacacacacagacacacacctacctgtctacctgtctgttgaattccttcatttttcaaaactaCAAATCCATGAAACACCTTAAAAATCCCATTaatgacacaaacagctgaagtCAAACTGGATCCGACCTGAAAGTGTCTGGAATGAATTCATCTGACAAACTTTTGGCTCCTCAGTCCTGGTGACGTAGTGACGACTCACATCAGGAACGAATCTCTGAAGAGGAATCTGATCTGAACCGACTGGTGAGACACAGCTGGACCGGGTCTGTTCCAGTCTCTTAGACCCGGTCTGCTCCTGTCTGTTAGCTGGTGTTGACAGGTAAAATCAAATACTGTTTGATTTAATGTCTGAGATGTACAGCTAACGTCAGTGATCAGTTGATCAGTGAGGTCACTTGCATGTTGCCAAGGGAGACGTTTAAGGAAAtaaccagaagaagaagaagggcaGGTGAAAACACCTGTGGACCCGACTAAACTGTCTTCTTCAGCACTCGTCGCGGCTTATTAACACGCCGCCGGTGACCACAGATGCTCAACTCTGACGTTcgctttttaaacaaaagtaaacacGATCCAGTTTTGTCCCAATAAACCTGACTGTATACAGGTCCCCTCAGACCCGCTTTAGTCCAGCACTACGAGTACTGAGTACTGTAGTATTTGTACCTGTTGCTGTCCTTGTCCACCAGCAGACACTTCACTGAGTGTCTCAGACAGTAGATTCctccaaacacagcacacatccTGAAACACACGAAAACACAACAGGTGTGTTATCCAATCAACATGAAGGAAAGAGTGACATCAGCAGTTGTGCTgatttttcaagtttttcaaaagtcagaaaaaaatctccaaTGTGAAGGAACTTAAAGACGTCGGCCACCATTGGGCCACCATTGGCTGATTGCTGGGATACCAGAGGAAAATTTCAAATAGTTATGAGGACAACGTTAACTTaaacgtgtgtatgtgtgtgtgtgtgtgtgtgtgtgtgtgtgtgtgtgtgtgcgagctgAGCAGTAATATCCGCTGAGGATCATCTAATATGTAAATGAGACGAGCCTTGGGCGACACCCTCCTCATTAATATTCATGTTCTGTTCTAATGAGACAGCAGCGGTCGCCATGACAACCAAGTGACGTGCAGACGCCAGCGCCCACGGTGGTGGTACTAATACTGCAGTACATTCAGCTGGAGTAGGACCGACTAATGACAACACGCAGTACACTGAAGCACAGTAGTGCTGCAGCCGCAGAGTCGATCCACAGCCGTACTGCACACCCTCAAAATACAAACCCATTTAGTGAAACGATTTCTAATGGATCAGAGCCACGTCACTGAAAAGTGACACGTTTGTTTTTTGGCAAATTAGTGTCTAATGCATTATTATAGTTTTTATGGGTATTTTGAGGCCATGGCAGCACTCGTGGTTCGTGATGAGGCTGCTactaacatttattttcattatcaattaatctgtcaATTAATTTCATGACTAATCGAGTTATCGTTTAGCTGtttaattgttaaaaatgttcatCACAGTCTCATCCAACCAACAGTCGAAAAAGACTCTTCAATTACCGTcaggtggcagcagcagaagaagccGGAAACACGTGTGTGACACTTTTGCTTAAAAATGACTGTAACAACGAACTGACTACAAAAGCCAGTTGGGAACTGATTTCTTAGTTTGAGAAAAATTGTGGTCTTtttgtaaacacagaaaaagtcagTCTTTCCCTCACCTCAACAGAAGTGATTCTGCTTTCTAACCGTACTGTAAATGTAGTGTTTAAAGAACTCAGATAATTAGCAGTACAGCTGGTGTTTTCTTCTAAAACAAGGCTTTTGCAGTCAGCATTCAGGTGCAAGATGGAGGCGACGTGACTTCCTCCCTCCTGTGTGGGGTTACAATCCGGGAATCTCTGATGTGATCGGGGACCCTGCTGtggagcagcacagacagaatcCTGCTGTCTGCAGTCAGCTGGGAACCAAAATGTTTCCAGACTGGCATTTAGTTTTGCATTTCTCTGTCTTAAAAACCAGAATGACGTCGTAGTTGCTTGTCAGTAGTGCAGCCTGAGCAGCAGTACGAGCAGCAGTGGGACAGCAGAAGTTTGTAGTAGTAGATGTAGTTATATTAACACTGTCAgaagcagtagtagtagttttggtggtggtggttccCAGACGTGGCCTAgatgggggcagccgtggcctagaagttggagaagcggcttgtgatcggagggtcaccggttcgattcccccaccggacgggcaggaaaaatttgggtgtggtggagtgattaatgtgataaaaatgCTCCTCACATTAGCCGGCTgttgtgcccttgagcaaggcacttaaccccccaatatgctccccgggcgcttgagaaacgcttgatgctgcccactgctcctgtgtgtgtttcactgcatgtaatttgcagggtgttgcatgtgtgtgttcaactaaggatgggataaatgcagaagacgaattcagtgtgtgtgtgtaaaaatatatatactgtctaTGAAGCTGATTACTTAAAGTAACATGAGTAACAGTGATAACAGTAGTGGTAGTGTAAGTAATAGCAGTATTAcaccacaggaaacacactgacagattcTTACCTACAGAAACACTGGGGTATCTCTCCAAGGCCATAGACGGGAAACAGGAAGGGCGTGTTGCCGTAGCGACCAAGGCAGCGCAGGAAGTGACGTGTTGAAGCAAGGCCCACCTCTGTGGGGGTGTCCTCTGTTACCATGGCGATGGAGTGAAGCAGTAAGTGCTGCAGGTTCTCACCAAGCTGCTGGTCACAGAGGAACTCCAAATATGGCCGACCATTGTAGgctggagggagaaaaggagaaaggagaaaggacTACATTATCCACGATGCCCTGGGAGGCTGTACAGAGGCAGATCCCCTCTGACAGGTGAGTACTGAAGATGTCATCAGGCGCCTCACCCTGCTGctcctccgtctcctccacacaggaagtgagaaaACGCATCAACTTCCTCTTTTCTACCACCGACAGCTGACGACTCGCAAACacatctgctctgctgcagggcacctgagagacagacaggtgcacagagagagacagatacaTGGAGCGAGTTACACAGACAGGTCAACAGACAGGTGTAAACACATGGGTGGGTCGCACACACCTGTTCCACCTTTCCGTGGCGATAGGTGAGTATCCTGGTGACGTTCTTGAACTCTGCATAGCGACtaacatttgatttgatgagCAGATCGACCAATGAGCCGCGAGAATACATgagctggaggaagaagagaaactgTTGATGTGTGGACATAAACTGTGTCACAGTGTTActttataaaataaactttttaacAACAACGAGTGTGTAGTTCTGATCGACTGGATGTGTTGTTTTAAGGAAAGCTCTACAAGTTTACGTTtttgtgcaatgacaataagaTCTGGTTGTGATTCTGAATCCTTCATAGTTAACCATTGAGATCCCCAGTTCATAAGTCATGATATATTATAGATGGGTAAACCCCGCCTCTTGTCTGATGTCAGCTGGAATGAGCGCCATCCACCCTCCACAGGTCGAGCAGGTGAAGCTAATGCATGGAGgttgtattatatttttgtttcatgtgttcGTTGTTTATATTAAAGCATTTCACCTTGGAGACCAAGTCGATGTTGAACCTTCGTCCTTCCTTCACCAGCTGAGCGTAGCTGATCTTCTTCTTGGTTGGCTCTGATTGGCTTTGAGCAGCTGAGGGGGTCGGCTGATCTCCTTTtggctcctccccctccacctggGCCCTCTGCGTGATTGGACAAAAAGAATGAATCTGTCATCCAGCATTCTGAGCTGTGGTTACCGTGTATATCCGATTCTGCTTCTGATCGATCAGCTCTTCACTGCAGCTGGATCCAGTCGATGAGATTTCAGTGAGGAGCTGGAGATCAGATATGAGCATCTGACACTGTAAATGATGTTATTATTGATCCCCTCTGCCTTCCTCACCTGTTCCTCTTCTTCGTTGCCTGCCGTTTCCTCTggtctctcctctgcttcttcttcttttaaatcttgaacaaaaataaaaacagatttctgaaatcagatgaagatgaacacatgaacatgcTGCACGTGTATAACggaggaaaacaaactgattaaaatTTGATCAATCATTGACCGTTTTCGTGAATAATCAGCATCCGATCAAACCTGCTGATTCTGCCTCTGCTGATCTTTTAACAGTGTCTCCATCAGATCCacctgttttttcttctgtggtgtttGGAGGGTCGGGACTCgaagcctcctcctcctcctcctcctcctcctcatcttcctcactgAAAAGACATTAGTAACTTAGTGATATCGGTGTCTCGGGGTTGTGACGATGATTGTTTTCTCAATTTTATTTggtgcttttaatgtgaaatgtgtgctgGAGTTTGACACCAGTCTGACAGAGACCCGCTGCATTTAGTTTAActtcttcacaataaaagcatccTGCCAGTTCACCAGTGGGAAGCCTTAAAAGTGAAGCAGCAACGGCAGGAAATGTTCAGTTTGCGTTTACCTGGTGAAACAGAACACCTGCAGGTTAGTGATGGAAGCGGAGTCTGAGTTTGACAAGCAGATCagctcctccccttcctccaaCAGGCTCGACCAATCTTGTGCCTCCTCTGGCTGAGACTCCTCCTACACAGACAGAGGTTACTATACTCCTACAGCAAACTCCATCCATCTTTCCCATCATGCTCAGCAGCAGTACAGTCCTACAGGTTcgtattttttttcctacaggAACTTGGAGGTGACtccatcagccaatcagagaacAGTGTCGTACTCACATGGTGCTCCTGTATCCAGGTGAGCAGACCGTTGAAGGTGAAGCTGGCCCAGTTGGCTGCGTAATAACTcctcctgaaaacaaacagtgaggcTCAACTGTCAGGTTTTTCATCTTTTGGATTAGGCAACTGCAGATTATTAACAGATTCTCAACCAATTCTCCAATCAACATCAGGCCTGACGTCCCACCGCCCTGACGTCTGCCTGACAGGTGAGTTTCAGGTGCTTCACATTGTAAATAATGATCTTGGATATCCTAACCCACCTGTCGACGTGAAGAACTCTTTGTCCCACTCTGGAAAAGGCTGCTGCCACCACAGACTCAGCAAGACCTGAACGCATGAAAAATAATCTATAATCATTACATAATCAATAACAGCAAGAGAGGACATGAAGAGAATTAAATCAGATGTTCGTGTTTGATACGAGTCTCGTCCCAACTCATCCCAGTCCTCGCAGTTCGTGTCATGGACTTTCAGGGGAAAATTAAATTCA
Encoded here:
- the chm gene encoding rab proteins geranylgeranyltransferase component A 1, whose product is MAAEDLPSEFDVVILGTGLAESVVAAAFSRVGQRVLHVDRRSYYAANWASFTFNGLLTWIQEHHEESQPEEAQDWSSLLEEGEELICLSNSDSASITNLQVFCFTSEEDEEEEEEEEEASSPDPPNTTEEKTGGSDGDTVKRSAEAESADLKEEEAEERPEETAGNEEEEQRAQVEGEEPKGDQPTPSAAQSQSEPTKKKISYAQLVKEGRRFNIDLVSKLMYSRGSLVDLLIKSNVSRYAEFKNVTRILTYRHGKVEQVPCSRADVFASRQLSVVEKRKLMRFLTSCVEETEEQQAYNGRPYLEFLCDQQLGENLQHLLLHSIAMVTEDTPTEVGLASTRHFLRCLGRYGNTPFLFPVYGLGEIPQCFCRMCAVFGGIYCLRHSVKCLLVDKDSNRCKAVIDSRGQRISCSHFVVEEGYLGADRKRVATPPRFVSRAVLITDGSILPSDSDQQVSMVTVPPVAAGSPAVKMVELCPSTMTCMPGTYLIHLTCQSVGSAYEDLSPVVTRMFRTPESHDQENCPSVLWCLYFNMADGSGLEVEGHDLPSNVYVCSGPDGGLGHEHAIRQAEAIFQKVLPEEEFCPPAPNPEDIIYDGDNTSSSAGGDEEEEEEKDEAGDEQRREASEEEQQGLQTEE